A part of Onthophagus taurus isolate NC chromosome 7, IU_Otau_3.0, whole genome shotgun sequence genomic DNA contains:
- the LOC139430886 gene encoding piggyBac transposable element-derived protein 4-like, whose amino-acid sequence MAQRSADDVARVLRQRPIISYFGGEDSEEEIDNVEEADSDDSESHVSDKQSEEDESVVEDEPETVEGSRRRKFVYGKDKHQWCLTTPESRGRRSNITIILPKVIGAAARSRTILEIWSTLFTQDILNIVLKYTNAEIERFIQDNNDCASFQPITLNELKAFIGLLYFGGMQNNNRVNLTEIWSREFGSKLHKATMSQRRFEFISCRLRFDDKATRSARRLEDALAPIRQIWDIFIQNCQNNYTPSQFLTIDEQLLGFRGRFSGRVYIKSKPARYGIKIVSMNDAKTFYMYNAIPYTGKVQTEQGESVPSYYVRKLSEPIHNTHRNITCDNWFTSVEICNKMKKNFNISMVGTLRKNKRQIPESFKRNVSIGAARYGYDGQNILLSYCPKKNKVVLLLSSMHKTGKACENNGKPEIIEFYNKNKCGTDVFDQLCGNYSCTRTTSRWPMRFFLGMLDQASVNGCILYNFLPENENKNKREFLKELSLALIKPHLQDRLTTNGMHKSIVNGIIEILGLNEFDNPILKTDKLTKRKRCHFCKSDKDKKTGYCCIKCQKPVCEEHRCVCCAHCVQ is encoded by the coding sequence ATGGCACAACGATCGGCTGACGACGTAGCGCGCGTACTTCGCCAACGTccaataatttcttattttggaGGCGAAGACAGTGAAGAAGAAATCGATAATGTTGAAGAGGCTGACAGTGATGATAGTGAAAGTCATGTTTCAGATAAACAATCGGAAGAAGACGAAAGTGTAGTTGAGGATGAGCCAGAGACTGTAGAAGGAAGCAGACGTCGAAAATTTGTTTACGGGAAGGATAAGCATCAATGGTGTCTCACTACGCCAGAATCTCGAGGCCGTAGGTCAAATATTACTATCATTTTGCCTAAAGTCATTGGTGCGGCTGCAAGATCACGTACAATTCTAGAAATTTGGAGCACATTATTCACTCAGgacattttaaacattgttttgaAATATACTAACGCCGAAATCGAGCGATTTATACAGGACAACAATGATTGTGCATCGTTCCAACCAATTACTTTAAACGAGTTGAAGGCATTTATAGGTCTCCTATATTTTGGCGGCATGCAAAACAATAATCGTGTAAATTTAACGGAGATCTGGTCGCGCGAGTTTGGATCAAAACTGCATAAAGCGACAATGTCACAAAGACGATTCGAATTTATTAGTTGTCGGCTTCGATTTGATGACAAGGCTACACGATCTGCAAGACGCCTTGAAGACGCACTAGCACCAATTCGTCAAATTTGGGATATTTTTATACAGAACTGCCAAAATAACTATACTCCGAGCCAGTTTTTAACTATTGACGAACAGTTATTAGGGTTTCGTGGACGTTTTTCGGGAcgtgtttatataaaatcaaaaccGGCGCGGTATGGAATCAAAATAGTTTCCATGAATGAcgcaaaaactttttatatgtACAATGCCATACCGTACACTGGAAAAGTACAGACAGAACAAGGTGAGAGTGTTCCTTCCTATTACGTGCGTAAATTGAGTGAACCAATTCATAACACCCATAGAAATATTACGTGCGATAATTGGTTCACTTCAGTTGAGATTtgtaacaaaatgaaaaaaaattttaatatatcaatGGTAGGCACACTTAGAAAAAATAAGCGTCAAATTCCGGAATCattcaaaagaaatgtttcGATCGGCGCTGCAAGGTATGGTTACGACGGGCAGAACATTTTACTCTCGTATTGcccaaagaaaaataaagttgttttgtTGTTGTCGTCAATGCATAAAACCGGAAAAGCGTGTGAAAATAATGGAAAGCCGGAAATTAtagaattttataataaaaacaaatgtgGTACAGATGTCTTTGACCAGCTTTGTGGAAATTATTCCTGCACCCGTACAACCAGCCGCTGGCCAATGCGCTTTTTTTTGGGCATGTTGGATCAGGCCAGTGTTAATGGGTGCAttctatataattttttacctgaaaatgaaaataaaaataaaagagagtttttaaaagaactgTCTCTTGCACTTATAAAACCACATTTACAAGATCGCTTAACGACGAACGGAATGCACAAATCCATAGTCAATGGCATCATAGAGATTTTAGGTTTGAATGAGTTTGACAAtccaatcttaaaaacagatAAACTAACGAAGAGAAAGAGATGTCATTTTTGTAAAAgcgataaagataaaaaaacgGGGTATTGCTGCATAAAGTGTCAAAAACCTGTCTGTGAGGAACATCGTTGCGTTTGTTGTGCTCATTGTGTAcaatag